In one window of Catalinimonas alkaloidigena DNA:
- a CDS encoding sugar phosphate isomerase/epimerase family protein — MSSTRRHFLRQLGAGAASFGAVGLGFSSSLFQQLMAEPIPAPKLFFDISLAEFSLAGPLYAGKLTNLEFPAMAKRDFGISNVEYVSGFWQDKAKDQAYLNELKQRTDDLGVRNVLIMVDGEGDLGSPNATERKKAVENHYKWVEAAKFLGCHAIRVNLNGKGSDEEIAKAGVEGYGALVDYGAKHKMAVIIENHFGPSTNPDWLADVVRQVNSPYAGVLPDFGNFTRRTDPEAQTIEAFAKTKVIKEYDRYDGVKKLMPYAKGVSAKTHQFDDRGYDVETDFTRMLKLIKDAGFKGFIGIEYEGAFLKQMMQLPGDYLTEFEGIMATKRLLEKVGATLS, encoded by the coding sequence ATGTCATCCACACGTCGTCATTTTCTCCGTCAATTGGGCGCGGGCGCAGCCAGCTTTGGTGCAGTCGGCCTCGGCTTTTCTTCTTCCCTCTTCCAACAACTCATGGCAGAACCGATACCTGCTCCCAAGCTTTTCTTCGACATCTCGCTCGCCGAGTTTTCCCTGGCCGGGCCGCTCTACGCGGGGAAACTGACCAACCTGGAGTTTCCGGCGATGGCCAAGCGGGACTTTGGCATCAGCAACGTGGAGTACGTGTCGGGTTTCTGGCAGGACAAAGCGAAAGATCAGGCGTACCTGAACGAGTTGAAGCAACGGACCGACGACCTGGGCGTGCGCAACGTGCTGATCATGGTCGACGGCGAAGGCGATCTGGGAAGTCCGAATGCCACCGAACGAAAAAAAGCGGTGGAGAACCATTACAAATGGGTGGAGGCCGCCAAGTTTCTGGGGTGCCACGCCATCCGCGTTAACCTGAACGGCAAAGGGTCCGACGAAGAAATTGCGAAGGCCGGCGTGGAGGGCTACGGCGCGCTGGTAGACTACGGCGCGAAGCACAAGATGGCCGTGATCATCGAAAATCACTTCGGGCCGTCGACCAATCCCGACTGGCTGGCCGATGTGGTCAGGCAAGTGAATAGCCCCTACGCAGGCGTACTACCTGACTTCGGCAACTTTACCCGCCGCACCGATCCGGAAGCGCAGACCATCGAAGCGTTTGCCAAAACCAAGGTGATCAAAGAATACGACCGGTACGACGGCGTGAAAAAACTCATGCCCTACGCGAAAGGGGTCAGTGCCAAAACGCATCAGTTCGACGACCGGGGCTACGATGTGGAAACCGATTTTACCCGGATGCTGAAACTCATCAAAGATGCTGGGTTCAAAGGATTTATCGGCATCGAATACGAAGGCGCGTTTCTGAAACAGATGATGCAACTGCCCGGCGACTACCTGACCGAATTCGAAGGCATTATGGCAACCAAACGGCTTCTGGAGAAAGTAGGGGCGACCTTGTCGTGA
- a CDS encoding Lrp/AsnC family transcriptional regulator gives MSSVKFDHIDRKILHILQNNAKITNAQLSKEIGLSPAPTLERVKKLENSGVIVSYHAKLDPHEVGLGVSTFVQVTLIGHKKKYIDAFINKISEIPEVVECHHITGQGDFMLKVVASDIPSYQRLMLEEISEIDEIDSMESIIILQTFKDSRGVPIPEHIVLQNGI, from the coding sequence ATGAGCAGCGTGAAATTTGATCACATTGACCGGAAAATACTGCACATCCTTCAGAACAACGCCAAAATAACCAATGCGCAACTGTCGAAGGAGATTGGCCTGTCGCCCGCCCCTACGCTGGAACGGGTAAAGAAACTGGAAAACTCGGGCGTGATCGTAAGCTATCACGCAAAACTGGACCCGCACGAAGTCGGGTTGGGTGTCAGCACCTTTGTCCAGGTCACCCTGATCGGGCACAAAAAGAAATACATCGATGCCTTCATCAATAAAATCAGCGAGATTCCCGAGGTGGTCGAGTGCCATCACATCACGGGCCAGGGTGATTTTATGTTGAAGGTGGTGGCGTCGGATATTCCCAGCTACCAGCGTCTGATGCTGGAAGAAATCAGCGAGATCGACGAGATCGACAGCATGGAGTCCATCATCATTTTGCAAACGTTTAAAGACAGCCGTGGGGTGCCCATTCCAGAGCACATCGTGCTGCAAAACGGCATCTGA
- a CDS encoding cell division protein ZapA: MGELSIKIKIIDREYPMRTEASDEERLRTAARLVNEQVSELRKRFGLDDKQDLLAMVAFLSLEEKMRAEEEKSTLERTLARKMSTLDDLISSVLAE; the protein is encoded by the coding sequence ATGGGCGAATTATCCATAAAGATCAAGATCATCGACCGGGAGTACCCGATGCGCACGGAGGCCTCTGACGAAGAGCGCCTGCGCACGGCCGCGCGGCTGGTGAACGAACAGGTTTCCGAGCTGCGGAAACGGTTTGGGCTGGATGATAAACAAGACTTGCTGGCGATGGTGGCCTTTTTGTCTTTAGAGGAGAAAATGCGGGCAGAAGAGGAAAAATCAACCCTGGAGCGAACGCTCGCCCGGAAAATGAGCACCTTGGATGACCTGATTTCGTCGGTACTGGCCGAGTAA
- a CDS encoding tetratricopeptide repeat protein gives MNKLRFCLLAALFFPMLAWAQYSSNNEEEVMLGNPNILLTNMNIQVQATEAINDMYNFKFDRADMKFSWMRQDHPAHPLPYFLLGLSQWWRIVPNIDVERYDDAFLSYMDQSIEKAEALLDRDPENVEANFFLAAAWGFKGRLYSERKQWRKATFAGKNALNYMQKSKDKAELSPEFLFGDGLYNYYAEWIPENYFWLRPVVALFPDGDKELGLKQLREVTLNAFYTRTEAQYFLMQIYASEEGRPDLAMPIATRLYEAYPDNAFFQRYYARLCFTQGRLREAEEASASILEKIAAQMPGYEAVSGRYAAFYLGYINQVRHRDLDKAKAYFQQAVQFAEASNQDDSGYYLYSLAHLARIADAQGDVGQARDYYQLIKKKADRKHSTYDEARTYLRSHRKA, from the coding sequence ATGAATAAACTGCGGTTCTGTTTGCTGGCCGCCTTGTTTTTCCCCATGCTGGCCTGGGCACAGTATTCCTCCAACAACGAGGAAGAAGTGATGCTCGGCAACCCGAATATTCTGTTGACCAACATGAATATCCAGGTACAGGCGACGGAGGCGATTAACGACATGTATAACTTCAAGTTCGATCGGGCGGACATGAAGTTCAGTTGGATGAGGCAGGATCACCCCGCACACCCCCTCCCCTATTTCTTGCTCGGCTTGAGCCAATGGTGGCGCATCGTGCCCAACATCGATGTAGAGCGTTACGATGATGCATTTCTGTCTTACATGGACCAAAGCATCGAAAAGGCAGAAGCCCTGCTGGACCGCGACCCCGAAAACGTGGAAGCTAACTTTTTTCTGGCGGCCGCCTGGGGTTTCAAAGGGCGCCTCTACTCGGAACGAAAGCAGTGGCGCAAGGCCACCTTCGCTGGGAAAAACGCGCTCAACTACATGCAAAAGAGCAAAGACAAAGCTGAGCTGAGCCCGGAGTTTCTGTTCGGCGATGGATTGTATAATTACTATGCCGAGTGGATTCCGGAAAACTACTTCTGGCTGCGGCCCGTGGTGGCACTATTCCCGGACGGTGACAAGGAGCTGGGTCTGAAACAGTTGCGGGAGGTTACGCTGAATGCGTTCTATACCCGCACGGAGGCGCAGTACTTTCTGATGCAGATTTACGCGTCGGAAGAGGGACGCCCCGATCTGGCGATGCCCATCGCTACGCGCCTTTACGAGGCATACCCTGACAACGCCTTTTTCCAGCGCTATTATGCACGCCTCTGTTTTACACAGGGCCGGCTGCGCGAGGCCGAAGAAGCCTCTGCGAGTATCTTAGAGAAAATTGCGGCGCAGATGCCCGGCTACGAAGCGGTGAGCGGACGGTACGCCGCATTTTACCTCGGCTACATCAATCAGGTGCGTCACCGCGATCTCGACAAAGCCAAAGCGTATTTCCAGCAGGCAGTGCAGTTTGCCGAGGCCTCCAATCAGGACGATTCTGGCTATTACCTGTATTCGCTGGCCCATCTGGCGCGCATTGCCGACGCCCAAGGGGATGTGGGGCAGGCACGCGACTATTATCAGCTCATTAAAAAGAAAGCAGACCGCAAGCACAGCACGTACGACGAAGCGCGCACGTACCTGCGCAGTCATCGCAAAGCGTAA
- the pheT gene encoding phenylalanine--tRNA ligase subunit beta produces MKISVNWLRDFIDLHESAEELDARLTASGLEVEGVETIEAVPGSLQGMVIGEVLTCEKHPDADKLSKTTVDLGSEVVPIVCGAPNVAAGQKVVVATVGATLYPAEGEPFTIKKAKIRGEVSQGMICAEDELGLGASHAGIMVLDTDLPNGTPAADYFHLETDYVLEIGLTPNRADAASHLGVARDLRALYNRPITKPDVSAFAVARAESPVEIVIEAPEGCPRYCGVSVHGVTVGPSPEWLQQRLRAIGLSPINNVVDVTNYVLHGLGQPLHAFDEAQLAGHKIVVRYANEGETLVTLDDVERKLSAEDLVICDGDKPVALAGVFGGAGSGVTEATTNVFIESAYFAPGSVRRTAQRHGLKTDASFRFERGTDPELPAYAAKYAALLLQEVAGGTIVTDVTDNHPRPVTGFPVDVRYRHLDRLLGVQIPHGRVRKILELLDIRIEEETDAGLRLWVPPYRVDVQREADVAEELLRIYGYDQLEVSAQLRSDFLSEFPAVDRDTLRQRISTLLTAVGFTEIQTNSLTRPEYAQWLGAEAQSVPLVNPLSEELSVLRQHLLFTGLEVMAHNLNRRQTDLRLFEFGRIYQKTEKGYQEADQLILLAQGNQRAETWQGKSQPVDFFQLGNVVTKVLRKLGADELEQVPAQDPQFAWGLTLRMNRRDVATLGLVKTSLSRKMELKSLVFCAVLDWDYLTKKFSDQLVTQEISRFPEVRRDLSLVLDRNVTFEEIRQIARKTERRLLRDLNVFDVYEGESLGAGKKSYSVSFILQDQERTLTDKEIDKTMDRLMKNFERELGAVIRR; encoded by the coding sequence ATGAAAATATCCGTCAATTGGTTGCGCGACTTTATCGACCTGCACGAGTCGGCCGAAGAACTGGACGCGCGGCTGACCGCCTCGGGCCTGGAAGTCGAAGGCGTAGAAACGATCGAAGCCGTACCCGGCAGCCTGCAAGGCATGGTAATCGGGGAGGTGCTGACCTGCGAGAAGCACCCCGATGCCGACAAACTCAGCAAAACGACCGTAGACCTCGGTAGCGAAGTGGTGCCCATCGTGTGCGGTGCACCCAATGTCGCGGCCGGACAGAAGGTTGTGGTGGCTACCGTGGGGGCCACATTGTACCCCGCAGAGGGTGAGCCGTTTACCATCAAGAAGGCCAAAATTCGCGGCGAAGTTTCGCAGGGCATGATCTGTGCAGAAGATGAACTTGGCCTCGGGGCTTCGCATGCGGGCATTATGGTGCTGGATACCGACTTGCCCAATGGCACCCCCGCCGCCGACTACTTTCACCTGGAAACTGACTACGTTTTGGAAATCGGCCTGACGCCGAACCGGGCCGACGCGGCCTCGCACCTGGGTGTGGCGCGCGACCTGCGGGCCCTTTACAATCGCCCCATCACCAAGCCCGACGTCTCGGCGTTTGCCGTGGCGCGTGCGGAAAGCCCCGTCGAGATCGTAATCGAAGCGCCCGAAGGTTGCCCGCGCTACTGTGGCGTGAGCGTACACGGCGTTACGGTCGGCCCCTCTCCGGAATGGTTACAGCAACGCCTGCGGGCCATCGGCTTGTCACCGATCAACAACGTGGTCGACGTGACCAATTACGTGTTGCACGGGCTGGGGCAGCCGCTGCACGCGTTCGACGAAGCACAATTGGCCGGACACAAAATCGTGGTGCGCTACGCGAACGAAGGAGAAACCTTGGTCACGCTGGATGACGTCGAGCGAAAGCTTTCGGCCGAAGATCTGGTGATTTGCGACGGCGACAAACCGGTGGCATTGGCGGGAGTATTCGGAGGTGCGGGTTCGGGCGTGACGGAAGCTACCACCAACGTATTCATCGAAAGCGCTTATTTCGCGCCGGGCAGCGTGCGGCGTACGGCCCAGCGGCACGGCCTCAAAACCGATGCCTCGTTCCGCTTTGAGCGGGGAACCGACCCGGAGCTGCCTGCCTACGCGGCAAAGTACGCCGCCCTGTTGTTGCAGGAAGTGGCCGGCGGTACCATCGTCACCGACGTAACCGACAACCATCCGCGGCCCGTGACGGGCTTCCCGGTCGACGTGCGTTACCGGCACCTGGATCGCCTGTTGGGGGTGCAGATTCCGCACGGACGCGTTCGCAAGATTCTGGAGCTGCTCGACATTCGCATCGAGGAGGAAACCGACGCAGGGCTGCGCCTGTGGGTGCCGCCTTACCGGGTCGACGTGCAGCGGGAAGCCGATGTGGCCGAAGAACTGCTGCGGATTTACGGCTACGACCAGCTGGAAGTGAGCGCACAACTGCGGAGCGATTTTCTGTCGGAGTTTCCGGCGGTGGACCGCGATACATTGCGGCAACGCATTTCGACGCTGCTGACGGCCGTCGGCTTTACCGAAATTCAGACCAATTCGCTGACCCGGCCGGAGTATGCTCAATGGCTGGGAGCCGAGGCGCAGAGCGTGCCGCTGGTCAATCCGCTGAGCGAAGAACTGAGTGTGCTGCGGCAGCACCTGCTGTTTACCGGACTGGAAGTAATGGCACATAACCTGAACCGACGCCAGACCGACCTGCGGCTGTTTGAGTTCGGACGCATCTACCAGAAAACCGAGAAAGGCTATCAGGAAGCCGATCAACTGATTCTGCTGGCGCAGGGCAACCAGCGGGCCGAAACCTGGCAGGGCAAATCGCAGCCCGTCGACTTCTTCCAACTCGGGAATGTCGTCACGAAAGTACTGCGGAAACTGGGGGCCGACGAACTGGAACAGGTCCCCGCCCAAGACCCGCAGTTTGCCTGGGGCCTGACCCTGCGGATGAATCGCCGCGACGTGGCGACGCTGGGACTGGTGAAAACCTCTTTGAGCCGGAAGATGGAACTCAAGAGCCTGGTGTTCTGCGCCGTGCTCGACTGGGATTACCTGACCAAGAAGTTCAGCGATCAGCTCGTGACGCAGGAAATCTCACGTTTCCCCGAAGTGCGCCGCGACCTTTCGTTGGTGCTGGACCGGAACGTGACCTTCGAGGAGATCCGGCAGATTGCCCGGAAAACTGAGCGACGTCTGTTGCGCGACCTCAACGTGTTCGATGTCTACGAAGGCGAATCGCTGGGGGCCGGGAAAAAATCCTATTCCGTGAGTTTCATCCTGCAAGACCAGGAGCGGACCCTGACTGACAAGGAGATCGACAAGACGATGGACCGCCTCATGAAGAATTTCGAGCGCGAGCTGGGCGCCGTGATCCGGCGGTAG
- a CDS encoding M20/M25/M40 family metallo-hydrolase, whose amino-acid sequence MELLKSLCQVHAPSGNEAALKDFLLTYIREQSPRWQVQPEIIEGPEWQDCLMLVFGEPRTAIFAHMDSVGFTVRYDNKLVPIGGPDAKTGYRLVGRDTQGEIEATLVADEEGQILCVDFPRLIDRGTELVFKADFRESPTHVQCCYLDNRLGVWSALQVAETLEHGVICFSCWEEHGGGSVSYLVRYLWERFHIRQALVSDITWVTEGVKPGKGVVISLRDQRIPRRSFLERVVSEASQTGVPYQLEVEEWGGSDGKEIQASPYPIDWCFIGAPEENVHSPHERVHRDDIEAMVALYRALMRHL is encoded by the coding sequence ATGGAGTTACTCAAAAGTCTGTGTCAGGTCCACGCCCCTTCGGGCAACGAAGCAGCTTTAAAAGATTTTCTACTTACCTACATACGCGAGCAGTCGCCCCGGTGGCAAGTGCAGCCGGAGATAATCGAAGGCCCCGAGTGGCAAGACTGTTTGATGTTAGTATTCGGCGAACCGCGCACGGCCATTTTCGCCCACATGGATTCGGTGGGGTTTACCGTCCGCTACGACAACAAGCTGGTGCCCATTGGGGGACCGGATGCGAAAACGGGTTACCGGCTGGTGGGCCGGGATACGCAGGGGGAGATTGAGGCGACGCTGGTAGCCGACGAAGAGGGGCAGATTTTGTGCGTGGACTTTCCCCGGCTGATTGATCGGGGAACCGAACTGGTCTTTAAGGCCGATTTTCGCGAAAGTCCGACGCATGTGCAATGCTGCTATCTGGACAATCGTCTGGGCGTTTGGAGCGCTTTGCAGGTGGCCGAAACCCTGGAGCACGGGGTGATTTGTTTTTCGTGTTGGGAAGAACACGGCGGCGGGTCAGTGAGTTATCTGGTCAGGTACCTATGGGAGCGTTTCCACATCCGGCAGGCCCTCGTGTCCGACATTACGTGGGTCACCGAGGGAGTTAAGCCCGGCAAAGGCGTGGTAATTTCCCTGCGCGATCAGCGAATTCCCCGGCGGAGTTTTTTGGAGCGTGTGGTGAGCGAGGCCAGTCAAACGGGCGTGCCGTACCAATTGGAAGTAGAAGAATGGGGCGGGAGCGATGGCAAAGAAATTCAGGCATCGCCTTATCCGATCGACTGGTGCTTCATCGGAGCGCCGGAAGAGAACGTGCATTCGCCCCACGAACGCGTCCATCGGGACGACATCGAGGCCATGGTCGCCCTTTATCGGGCACTGATGCGACATTTATAG
- a CDS encoding PQQ-dependent sugar dehydrogenase, translated as MPAFLRSRPLLWLGLPLLTAFGLAAAVFTPSAPALPDKPEENRFTKVILAEKLDEPMEVAPLRDGRVLFIERKGNIQVYDPASQQIKTIARIPVSTKYTDPEGKQTEAEDGLLGLALDPRFEQNHWLYLYYSPAGDEPKNILTRYELRGDELVLDSKKVLLEVPTQREQCCHTGGSIAFDGEGNLFLSTGDNTSPRATGYAPLDERPGRSPWDAQKSSGNTNDLRGKILRIHPEPDGSYTIPAGNLFPKGKKKTRPEIYTMGHRNPYRISVDKQTGYLYWGDVGPDSGVDSVGRGPQAEDEFNQAKQPGYFGWPYFVGNNKAYWDYDFATGQSGEQFDPAHPRNDSPNNTGLQELPPAQPAMMWYPATETMLFPQFGKGGRSAMAGPVYHQKDFPNAARPFPAYYDGKLFIYEWMRGWIMSVTLDEDGNYLRMERFMPSYTFSNPIDLEFGPEGDLYMLEYGTGWFQGNDDARLVRIEYNGGNRKPQVQLTADQQVGATPLTVHFSSEGTQDFDRDALTYTWAIQKEGQTVKTLQEPNPTYTFAEPGVYQVVLSVADGQGETATARTEVLAGNEPPRLSIDLGSANKSFYVPNRPFDYTVRVTDPEDGSLADGSIAPAQVALTIDYLKEGFDQVEVAQGHRMADASAQFATGKKLMEASDCKACHFIDKKSVGPAYNLVAQKYAGQPDAVDRLANKVVQGGGGVWGDAVMPAHPQLTVADAKEIVQYILSLEQNTTAQALPLQGAYTPQVPAGEQGVFIIRGAYTDRGANGVPSAKAEEVLVLRNPTVVAGTAELSENVMKFKLPDPPMDMAIASTNGYLGFPQIDLTGLDQITFMVAAPTEQVSALGGKIEVRRDSVTGPLIGESAAIVPTEGPAMQAQPQMVTANLKPTTGLHDLYYVFKSANGENGVVCILFTLTYQPGEVATVEK; from the coding sequence ATGCCTGCATTTCTACGCTCTCGCCCTTTGCTCTGGCTGGGCCTTCCCCTGCTGACCGCCTTCGGGTTAGCGGCCGCCGTTTTTACTCCGTCCGCACCCGCTCTGCCCGACAAGCCGGAAGAAAACCGCTTTACCAAAGTGATTCTGGCCGAAAAGCTGGACGAGCCGATGGAAGTCGCTCCGCTCCGCGACGGTCGGGTGTTGTTCATCGAGCGGAAAGGGAACATCCAAGTGTACGATCCGGCCTCGCAGCAAATTAAGACCATTGCGCGCATTCCGGTCAGTACGAAGTATACCGATCCGGAAGGCAAACAAACGGAAGCGGAAGACGGGTTGCTGGGACTGGCGCTCGATCCTCGTTTCGAGCAAAACCACTGGCTTTACCTCTACTATTCTCCGGCTGGCGACGAGCCGAAAAACATCCTGACGCGTTACGAACTGCGGGGCGACGAACTGGTGCTGGACTCGAAAAAAGTGCTGCTGGAAGTCCCCACACAACGGGAGCAATGTTGCCACACCGGCGGCTCCATCGCCTTCGACGGTGAGGGGAACTTGTTCTTGTCGACTGGCGACAACACCAGCCCGCGTGCCACCGGTTACGCACCCCTCGACGAACGGCCGGGCCGCAGTCCGTGGGATGCCCAGAAATCGTCGGGAAACACGAACGACCTGCGCGGCAAAATCCTGCGCATCCATCCCGAACCCGACGGTTCGTATACCATTCCCGCAGGCAACCTCTTTCCAAAAGGAAAAAAGAAAACCCGTCCTGAAATCTACACGATGGGCCATCGCAATCCCTACCGCATCTCGGTCGACAAACAGACCGGTTACCTGTATTGGGGCGACGTGGGGCCTGACTCCGGTGTCGATTCGGTGGGGCGCGGTCCGCAGGCGGAAGACGAATTCAACCAGGCGAAGCAACCGGGCTACTTCGGCTGGCCTTACTTTGTGGGCAACAATAAAGCCTACTGGGATTACGACTTTGCGACGGGACAATCGGGCGAGCAATTTGATCCGGCACACCCCCGCAACGACTCGCCCAACAACACCGGCTTGCAGGAACTGCCCCCCGCCCAGCCCGCGATGATGTGGTACCCGGCGACAGAAACGATGCTGTTTCCGCAGTTCGGGAAAGGCGGCCGCAGTGCGATGGCAGGGCCGGTCTATCATCAAAAAGATTTTCCGAATGCCGCGCGTCCGTTCCCGGCCTACTACGACGGTAAGCTGTTCATCTACGAGTGGATGCGCGGCTGGATCATGTCGGTGACGCTCGACGAAGACGGGAATTACCTGCGGATGGAGCGCTTTATGCCGAGCTACACGTTCAGCAATCCGATCGACCTGGAGTTCGGGCCGGAGGGCGACCTCTACATGCTGGAATACGGCACCGGCTGGTTCCAGGGCAACGACGACGCCCGCCTGGTGCGCATCGAATACAACGGCGGCAACCGCAAGCCGCAGGTACAACTGACCGCCGACCAACAGGTGGGCGCCACGCCGCTGACGGTCCATTTTTCATCGGAAGGCACGCAGGATTTCGACCGTGATGCGCTGACCTATACCTGGGCCATTCAGAAGGAAGGGCAAACGGTTAAGACTCTGCAGGAGCCGAATCCGACCTACACGTTCGCGGAACCCGGTGTCTACCAGGTGGTGCTGTCGGTGGCAGACGGGCAGGGCGAAACGGCAACGGCCCGGACCGAGGTACTGGCGGGCAACGAACCGCCGCGGCTTTCCATCGACCTAGGCTCTGCCAACAAAAGCTTTTATGTGCCGAACCGGCCGTTCGACTACACCGTGCGGGTGACCGATCCGGAAGACGGCAGTCTGGCCGACGGTAGCATTGCGCCCGCACAGGTCGCTCTGACCATCGACTACCTGAAAGAAGGGTTTGATCAGGTGGAAGTCGCGCAGGGCCACCGCATGGCCGATGCCTCCGCCCAGTTTGCAACGGGCAAAAAACTGATGGAAGCCAGCGACTGCAAAGCCTGTCACTTCATCGACAAAAAATCGGTCGGACCGGCGTACAATCTGGTGGCGCAGAAATACGCGGGACAACCCGACGCCGTCGACCGGCTGGCGAACAAAGTCGTGCAGGGAGGCGGGGGCGTCTGGGGCGATGCCGTGATGCCCGCTCATCCGCAACTGACCGTCGCCGATGCAAAAGAGATCGTGCAATACATCCTGAGCCTGGAGCAGAACACCACGGCACAGGCCCTGCCGCTGCAAGGGGCGTATACGCCGCAGGTGCCCGCTGGAGAACAGGGCGTCTTCATTATCCGCGGGGCGTACACCGACCGGGGCGCGAACGGCGTGCCTTCCGCCAAAGCCGAAGAGGTGCTGGTGCTGCGTAACCCGACTGTGGTGGCCGGGACGGCCGAGCTTTCCGAAAACGTGATGAAATTCAAGCTGCCCGACCCGCCGATGGACATGGCGATTGCCTCCACCAACGGGTACCTCGGCTTTCCGCAGATCGACCTGACGGGTCTCGACCAGATTACCTTCATGGTCGCTGCCCCGACCGAACAGGTGAGCGCATTGGGCGGGAAAATCGAGGTGCGGCGCGATTCCGTCACCGGCCCGCTGATCGGAGAATCGGCTGCCATCGTGCCGACGGAAGGCCCCGCCATGCAGGCGCAACCGCAGATGGTCACGGCCAACTTGAAACCGACCACCGGCTTGCACGACCTCTACTACGTCTTCAAAAGCGCAAATGGGGAAAACGGCGTCGTCTGCATCCTGTTCACCCTCACCTACCAACCCGGCGAAGTCGCCACGGTTGAGAAATAA
- the rny gene encoding ribonuclease Y, with the protein MDIIWIVVAGVVGLVAGVLIGRILLRQVLQKEEEKAREKAELILKEAELKGEGIKKEKMLQAKEKYLQLKANFEEEANRKKNQIITNENKLKQREQTLNKMTEKLNRKEAELDSLKENVSAQLEQVQKRREEMEKLKASQVTKLERIAGLTAEEAKSQLVETLKDEAQTEAASSIKNILEEARLSATKDAKKVVLETIQRTATEHAIENCVSVFNIESDDVKGKIIGREGRNIRALEAATGVEIIVDDTPEAIIISGFDPVRREIARLSLHRLVADGRIHPARIEEVVAKTRKNIEDEIVEIGERTAIDLGIHGLHPELIKMVGRMRFRSSYGQNLLQHSREVARLCATMAAELGLNAKMAKRAGLLHDIGKVWPEEPELPHAILGMDLAKKYKEHADVCNAIGAHHDEIEMTTMISPIVQACDAISGSRPGARREVMESYIQRLKDLEALALSFDGVNNCYAIQAGRELRVLVDAESVSDEQAGMLSFQISQKIEKDMQYPGQIKVTVIREMRSVSYAR; encoded by the coding sequence ATGGATATAATCTGGATAGTAGTCGCTGGCGTGGTCGGGCTGGTGGCGGGAGTCCTTATCGGCCGTATTTTGTTAAGGCAGGTTTTACAGAAGGAAGAAGAAAAAGCGCGTGAGAAGGCCGAGCTTATTCTCAAAGAAGCCGAACTGAAAGGGGAAGGCATCAAAAAAGAGAAAATGCTCCAGGCCAAAGAGAAGTACCTGCAACTCAAAGCCAATTTCGAAGAAGAAGCCAACCGGAAGAAAAACCAGATCATCACCAACGAGAACAAGCTGAAGCAGCGGGAGCAGACGTTGAACAAGATGACGGAAAAGCTCAACCGCAAAGAAGCCGAACTCGACAGCCTGAAAGAAAACGTCAGCGCGCAACTGGAGCAGGTGCAAAAGCGCCGCGAGGAGATGGAAAAGCTGAAGGCCTCGCAGGTCACCAAGCTGGAGCGCATTGCGGGCCTCACGGCCGAAGAAGCCAAGAGCCAATTGGTGGAAACGTTGAAAGACGAGGCCCAGACCGAAGCGGCGTCGTCCATCAAAAACATCCTGGAAGAAGCCCGTTTGTCGGCAACAAAAGACGCGAAGAAAGTTGTGCTGGAAACGATTCAGCGTACGGCAACGGAGCATGCCATCGAAAACTGCGTGTCGGTCTTCAACATCGAAAGCGACGACGTCAAAGGCAAGATCATCGGGCGTGAAGGACGCAACATTCGTGCGCTGGAAGCCGCCACGGGCGTTGAAATTATCGTCGACGATACGCCGGAGGCGATCATCATCTCGGGCTTCGATCCGGTACGCCGCGAAATCGCCCGACTGTCGCTACACCGCCTGGTGGCCGACGGACGGATTCACCCGGCGCGGATTGAGGAAGTAGTCGCCAAAACCCGCAAAAACATTGAAGACGAAATTGTCGAAATCGGGGAGCGGACGGCCATCGACCTCGGTATCCACGGGCTGCATCCGGAACTGATCAAGATGGTAGGGCGGATGCGTTTCCGCTCGTCGTACGGGCAAAACCTGTTGCAGCACTCGCGCGAAGTGGCTCGCCTCTGCGCCACCATGGCCGCCGAATTGGGTCTGAACGCCAAGATGGCCAAACGCGCCGGACTGTTGCACGACATCGGGAAAGTCTGGCCCGAAGAGCCGGAACTGCCGCACGCCATTCTGGGCATGGACCTGGCCAAGAAGTACAAAGAGCACGCGGACGTGTGCAATGCCATCGGAGCGCACCATGACGAAATCGAAATGACAACGATGATTTCGCCCATCGTGCAGGCCTGTGACGCCATTTCGGGCTCTCGTCCGGGCGCGCGTCGCGAAGTGATGGAATCGTACATCCAGCGCTTGAAAGATCTGGAAGCCCTGGCGTTGTCGTTCGACGGAGTCAATAACTGTTACGCCATTCAGGCAGGGCGCGAACTGCGCGTGCTGGTAGATGCCGAGTCGGTGTCGGACGAACAGGCGGGGATGCTCTCGTTCCAGATTTCGCAGAAAATCGAAAAAGACATGCAATATCCGGGACAGATCAAAGTCACGGTGATTCGCGAGATGCGCTCGGTGAGTTACGCCCGCTAA